The following are encoded together in the Pectobacterium wasabiae CFBP 3304 genome:
- the zapB gene encoding septal ring assembly protein ZapB: MSFEVFEKLEAKVQQAIDTITLLQMEIEELKEQNNTLSQDVQAAAGSREALVRENEQLKEEQVVWQERLRALLGKMEEV, translated from the coding sequence ATGTCATTTGAAGTGTTTGAAAAGCTGGAAGCGAAAGTTCAGCAGGCGATTGATACCATCACGCTGTTGCAAATGGAAATTGAAGAGCTGAAAGAACAGAACAACACACTGTCGCAGGATGTTCAGGCGGCAGCGGGTTCACGTGAAGCGCTGGTGCGCGAGAACGAGCAGTTGAAAGAAGAGCAAGTGGTATGGCAAGAGCGCCTGCGCGCGCTGTTAGGCAAAATGGAAGAAGTCTAA
- the glpX gene encoding class II fructose-bisphosphatase, translated as MKRELAIEFSRVTEAAALAGYKWLGRGDKNSADNAAVQAMRIMLNQVNINGQIVIGEGEIDEAPMLFIGEQVGTGQGDAVDIAVDPIEGTRMTAMGQANALAVLAVGEKGAFLHAPDMYMEKLIVGPEAKGAIDLTLPLADNLRNIALKLGKPLSQLTVTTLAKPRHDACIAEMQQLGVKVFAIPDGDVAASILTCMPDSEVDVLYGIGGAPEGVISAAVIRALDGDMQGRLLARHEVKGDSAENRRIGEDELARCRQMGIEASVVLKLDDMARNDNVIFSATGITKGDLLDGIARKGNMATTETLLIRGKSRTIRRIKSTHYLDRKDRKLHEFLL; from the coding sequence ATGAAACGTGAATTAGCCATTGAGTTCTCGCGCGTCACCGAAGCAGCCGCGCTGGCAGGCTATAAGTGGTTAGGTCGTGGCGACAAGAATTCCGCCGACAATGCCGCCGTACAGGCAATGCGAATCATGCTGAATCAGGTCAATATCAACGGTCAGATTGTCATCGGCGAAGGGGAAATTGACGAAGCGCCCATGCTATTCATCGGTGAGCAGGTCGGTACCGGCCAAGGCGATGCCGTGGACATTGCCGTCGATCCGATTGAAGGCACGCGGATGACGGCAATGGGTCAGGCGAATGCGCTCGCAGTGCTAGCCGTCGGCGAAAAAGGGGCGTTTCTGCACGCACCAGACATGTACATGGAAAAGCTGATCGTCGGGCCCGAGGCAAAGGGTGCGATTGACCTCACTCTGCCGCTGGCGGACAACCTGCGAAATATCGCGCTGAAGCTAGGTAAACCGCTCAGCCAGTTAACCGTCACTACGCTGGCTAAACCGCGCCATGATGCCTGCATCGCAGAAATGCAGCAGTTGGGCGTGAAAGTGTTCGCTATTCCAGACGGCGACGTCGCCGCCTCAATCCTCACCTGCATGCCGGATAGCGAAGTTGACGTGCTGTACGGCATCGGCGGTGCTCCAGAAGGCGTAATCTCGGCAGCCGTTATCCGTGCGCTTGATGGCGACATGCAAGGACGCTTACTGGCACGTCATGAGGTCAAAGGCGATAGCGCTGAAAACCGCCGTATCGGTGAAGACGAGCTGGCACGCTGCCGACAAATGGGCATTGAAGCCAGTGTCGTCCTCAAACTCGACGACATGGCGCGCAACGACAACGTGATTTTCTCCGCAACGGGCATCACCAAAGGTGACTTGCTGGATGGGATCGCGCGTAAAGGCAACATGGCTACCACGGAAACGCTGCTGATCCGCGGTAAGTCTCGCACGATCCGCCGGATTAAATCGACGCACTATCTGGATCGTAAGGATCGCAAGCTGCACGAATTCCTGCTGTAG
- the aguB gene encoding N-carbamoylputrescine amidase, producing the protein MKKVTVAATQMACSWELPKNIENAEKLVRQAHAKGAQVILIQELFAAPYFCIDQSPEHYALAQELETSPLIKHFSALAAELNVVLPLSFFERANNAYYNSLVMIDADGSVLDVYRKTHIPNGPAYQEKQFFIPGDTGFKVWQTRYAKIGVGICWDQWFPETARSLALQGAELIFYPTAIGSEPAYPDIDSQPHWTRVQQGHAAANLVPVIASNRIGTEASKYIDGLDMTFYGSSFIADQTGALLAQANKTDEAILVHEFDLDAIAAQRASWGLFRDRRPEMYGTIASSDGKTRR; encoded by the coding sequence ATGAAAAAAGTTACCGTTGCCGCAACACAAATGGCGTGTTCCTGGGAGCTGCCCAAGAATATCGAAAACGCTGAAAAACTGGTGCGACAAGCGCATGCAAAAGGCGCACAGGTTATCCTGATTCAGGAACTGTTTGCCGCACCGTATTTTTGTATCGATCAGAGCCCGGAGCACTATGCGCTGGCGCAGGAGTTGGAAACCAGCCCGCTGATTAAGCATTTTTCCGCACTGGCGGCGGAGTTGAATGTGGTGCTGCCGCTGAGCTTCTTTGAGCGTGCGAATAACGCCTATTACAACTCGCTGGTGATGATTGATGCGGATGGTTCCGTGTTGGATGTTTACCGCAAAACCCACATTCCGAACGGCCCGGCGTATCAGGAGAAGCAATTCTTCATTCCGGGCGACACGGGCTTTAAAGTCTGGCAGACGCGCTACGCGAAAATCGGCGTGGGTATTTGCTGGGATCAGTGGTTTCCAGAAACCGCACGTAGCCTGGCATTGCAGGGCGCAGAGCTGATTTTCTATCCGACCGCCATTGGTTCCGAACCGGCTTACCCGGATATCGACAGCCAGCCGCACTGGACTCGCGTTCAGCAAGGTCATGCTGCCGCGAATCTGGTGCCGGTGATCGCCTCCAACCGTATCGGTACGGAAGCCAGCAAATATATCGACGGTCTGGATATGACGTTCTACGGCTCGTCCTTTATTGCCGATCAAACCGGTGCGCTACTGGCACAGGCCAATAAGACGGATGAAGCCATTCTGGTGCATGAGTTCGATTTAGACGCTATTGCTGCACAGCGTGCCTCATGGGGCCTGTTTCGCGACCGTCGCCCGGAAATGTACGGCACCATTGCCAGCTCAGACGGCAAGACTCGGAGATAA
- a CDS encoding DUF7716 domain-containing protein yields the protein MQIIKKEKVKLSDFIVLAKKDIKIIKEDFCLYCENSDKPLSQDMWCYVDEYPTGDDNGNDVFSDFVVNNDLELLYYGEQFIDVINNVLMQEDEPDIYIIIEALNYYMENDNFLDFDQ from the coding sequence ATGCAAATAATAAAAAAAGAGAAAGTAAAATTATCCGACTTTATCGTCCTTGCTAAAAAGGACATTAAAATAATAAAGGAAGATTTTTGCTTATATTGTGAAAACTCTGATAAACCACTCTCTCAAGACATGTGGTGTTATGTTGATGAATATCCTACCGGAGATGACAATGGAAATGATGTTTTCTCTGATTTTGTTGTGAATAATGATTTGGAATTACTCTATTATGGTGAACAGTTCATTGATGTTATAAATAATGTATTAATGCAAGAAGATGAACCTGATATTTATATCATAATTGAGGCGCTTAATTATTATATGGAAAATGATAATTTTTTGGATTTTGATCAGTGA
- a CDS encoding 1,4-dihydroxy-2-naphthoate polyprenyltransferase produces MTLLTHSSKTKAWLDSLRPKTLPLAFASIVTGSAIASWHSNFKPGVALLALLTAGLLQILSNLANDYGDAIKGSDTEERIGPLRGIQTGAITLSQLRNALIVTVALTIISGVSLVILACEKPADIFGFLILGLLAIFAAITYTVGNKPYGYIGLGDISVLIFFGWLSVAGSYYLQTGHFDSVVMLPATACGLLATAVLNINNLRDIDNDRISGKNTLAVRLGAEKARFYHTMLLLLAPVCLGLFAAFYLHSLAGWLFILALPLLIKQARYVLRETSAFSMRPMLEKTVKGALLTNILFAVGVILS; encoded by the coding sequence ATGACCTTATTGACCCATAGCAGCAAAACCAAAGCCTGGCTGGATAGTCTTCGTCCAAAAACGTTGCCATTAGCTTTTGCATCCATCGTCACCGGCTCAGCAATTGCGAGCTGGCACAGCAACTTTAAACCGGGCGTAGCATTACTGGCATTATTGACCGCCGGGCTACTGCAAATCCTTTCCAACCTGGCAAACGACTATGGGGATGCGATAAAAGGCAGCGATACAGAGGAACGCATCGGGCCGCTACGCGGTATCCAGACCGGTGCTATTACGCTGTCGCAGTTGCGCAATGCGCTCATCGTGACCGTGGCCCTCACGATCATTTCCGGCGTGAGCCTGGTGATTCTGGCGTGTGAAAAACCAGCGGATATCTTTGGCTTCCTGATTCTGGGGCTGTTAGCGATTTTCGCCGCGATCACCTATACCGTCGGCAACAAACCCTATGGCTATATCGGGCTTGGTGATATCTCGGTGCTGATCTTTTTCGGCTGGCTCAGCGTAGCAGGGTCGTATTATCTGCAAACTGGCCATTTCGATAGCGTCGTGATGCTGCCTGCAACGGCCTGCGGCCTGCTGGCGACAGCAGTACTGAATATCAACAACCTGCGCGATATCGACAACGATCGCATTAGCGGAAAAAATACGCTGGCGGTGCGTCTCGGGGCGGAAAAAGCACGCTTCTACCACACGATGCTGCTGCTACTGGCACCGGTTTGTCTTGGACTGTTCGCGGCATTTTATCTGCACAGTCTGGCCGGCTGGCTGTTTATTCTGGCGCTCCCACTGCTGATTAAGCAGGCGCGCTATGTACTGCGTGAAACCAGCGCATTCAGTATGCGTCCGATGCTGGAAAAAACGGTAAAAGGTGCGCTGCTGACCAACATTCTGTTCGCCGTAGGTGTGATACTGAGCTAA
- the aguA gene encoding agmatine deiminase: protein MSQLATPHLTTPHQDGFAMPAEWAPHDAVWMLWPYRTDNWREQGVPAQKTFARVAEAIAQNTPVIMGVPARYMADAQKVMPVNVTLLEIESDDAWMRDTGPTIVLNQAGERRGIDWQFNAWGGELGGLYEDWRQDENVAAQVLDYHQAARYAVPLILEGGSIHVDGEGTLLTTAECLLNPNRNPHLGKAEIEQLMRDYLSISTIIWLEEGVYNDETDGHIDNMCCFVRPGEVALHWTDDENDPQYARSVAAYEVLSTARDAQGRELKIWKLPAPGPLYATKEEAQGVDSGDAVERLAGSRLAGSYVNFLISNQQIVFPLLDERTDDVARDLLRQMFPGYVISGVPAREILLGGGNIHCITQQIPTVK, encoded by the coding sequence ATGTCACAGTTAGCAACTCCTCATCTCACCACGCCACACCAGGATGGTTTTGCGATGCCCGCCGAGTGGGCTCCGCATGATGCCGTGTGGATGCTCTGGCCATATCGTACCGACAACTGGCGCGAGCAGGGCGTTCCGGCGCAGAAAACGTTCGCGCGCGTGGCGGAAGCTATCGCCCAAAACACGCCTGTTATTATGGGCGTGCCTGCACGCTACATGGCGGATGCGCAAAAAGTGATGCCGGTGAATGTTACGCTGCTGGAAATAGAAAGCGACGATGCCTGGATGCGCGACACTGGCCCAACCATCGTGCTGAATCAGGCTGGTGAGCGTCGGGGTATCGACTGGCAGTTCAACGCCTGGGGCGGCGAGCTGGGCGGTTTGTATGAAGACTGGCGTCAGGATGAAAACGTCGCGGCGCAGGTGCTGGATTATCATCAGGCTGCGCGCTATGCCGTACCGCTGATTTTGGAGGGCGGCTCGATCCATGTCGATGGTGAAGGCACGCTGCTGACCACGGCAGAATGCTTGCTCAATCCGAATCGTAACCCGCATCTGGGTAAGGCGGAAATCGAACAGCTAATGCGTGATTACCTCAGCATTTCGACGATTATCTGGCTGGAAGAGGGCGTGTACAACGACGAAACCGACGGTCATATCGATAACATGTGCTGTTTCGTGCGTCCCGGTGAAGTGGCACTGCACTGGACCGATGATGAAAACGATCCACAGTATGCACGCTCTGTCGCGGCCTATGAGGTTCTTTCGACAGCGCGGGATGCACAAGGGCGTGAGCTGAAAATCTGGAAACTACCTGCTCCCGGCCCGCTCTATGCGACTAAAGAGGAAGCGCAGGGCGTGGACAGTGGTGATGCGGTTGAACGTCTTGCTGGTTCTCGTCTGGCGGGGTCTTATGTGAACTTCCTGATCAGCAATCAGCAGATTGTTTTTCCACTGCTGGATGAGAGGACGGATGACGTTGCACGCGATCTGCTGCGACAGATGTTCCCTGGCTACGTGATTAGCGGCGTGCCAGCGCGGGAAATCCTGCTGGGCGGGGGAAATATTCACTGCATTACGCAGCAAATCCCTACGGTGAAGTAA
- a CDS encoding Imm26 family immunity protein, protein MKIKYKEGDIFFIPLSNGKYAMCQVVFSPKAKFKKVIAFCVISIQDSEVFKNDGLLEPMSFEKFGKKTKVIFTGNQNISVGVWKIVGCADLGEESRKLKIFNYAGGLYHGEEEIRRIPVSEYPNHITMGVSGFELIDNILTGI, encoded by the coding sequence ATGAAAATAAAATATAAAGAAGGCGACATATTTTTCATTCCTTTGAGTAATGGTAAATATGCTATGTGTCAGGTTGTTTTTTCGCCGAAAGCAAAGTTTAAGAAAGTAATCGCTTTCTGTGTTATTTCTATACAAGATAGTGAGGTTTTTAAAAATGATGGGCTTCTGGAACCTATGTCTTTTGAGAAGTTTGGAAAAAAAACGAAAGTTATATTTACGGGAAATCAGAATATTAGTGTCGGTGTATGGAAGATTGTAGGGTGTGCCGATTTAGGTGAGGAGAGTAGAAAGTTAAAAATATTCAATTATGCTGGTGGTCTTTATCACGGGGAAGAAGAAATTAGGCGTATTCCTGTTTCTGAGTATCCTAATCACATAACAATGGGGGTGTCTGGCTTTGAACTCATTGATAATATCCTGACCGGAATTTGA
- the rraA gene encoding ribonuclease E activity regulator RraA: MKYDTSELCDIYHEEVNVVEPLFSNFGGRTSFGGKITTVKCFEDNGLLFDLLEENGLGRVLLIDGGGSVRRALINAEIARLATQNEWEGIVVYGAVRQVDDLAELDIGIQAMAAIPVGAGSEGIGESDIRVNFGGVTFFSGDHLYADNTGIILSEDPLDIE; the protein is encoded by the coding sequence ATGAAATACGATACTTCTGAACTGTGCGATATCTACCACGAAGAGGTGAATGTTGTTGAGCCTCTGTTCTCCAACTTTGGCGGGCGTACTTCATTTGGTGGCAAAATCACCACGGTGAAATGTTTTGAGGATAACGGCCTGCTTTTCGATCTTCTTGAAGAAAACGGCCTCGGGCGCGTGCTTCTTATCGATGGTGGGGGCTCAGTGCGCCGCGCGTTGATCAATGCGGAAATCGCCCGATTGGCGACGCAGAACGAGTGGGAAGGTATTGTCGTTTATGGCGCAGTGCGTCAGGTCGACGATTTAGCGGAACTGGATATCGGTATTCAGGCGATGGCAGCCATTCCAGTCGGTGCAGGTAGCGAAGGCATTGGCGAAAGCGATATTCGCGTCAACTTCGGCGGCGTAACCTTCTTCTCCGGTGACCATCTGTATGCCGATAATACAGGCATCATTCTGTCGGAAGATCCGCTGGATATTGAATAA
- a CDS encoding MIP/aquaporin family protein, whose product MSQAERSTLKGQCIAEFLGTGLLIFFGVGCVAALKLAGASFGQWEISIIWGLGVAMAIYLTAAISGAHLNPAVTIALWLFACFDGRKVVPYIVAQIAGAFCAAALVYGLYYNLFVDFEQTNNMVRGSTESLNLAGIFSTYPNPHISVMQALLVETVITAILMCLILALTDDGNGIPRGPLAPLLIGILIAVIGASMGPLTGFALNPARDFGPKLFAFLAGWGDVAFTGAREIPYFLVPIFGPIIGACLGAFGYRALIGRNLPCDVCEPEAEATTRRESR is encoded by the coding sequence ATGAGCCAAGCAGAACGTTCAACGCTAAAAGGCCAGTGCATCGCCGAATTTCTCGGCACTGGCCTGCTGATTTTCTTCGGTGTCGGCTGCGTCGCCGCGTTAAAACTGGCGGGTGCCAGCTTCGGACAGTGGGAGATCAGCATCATTTGGGGTCTGGGGGTTGCGATGGCAATCTACCTGACCGCCGCTATTTCCGGCGCTCACCTCAACCCGGCCGTCACTATCGCCCTGTGGCTGTTTGCCTGTTTCGATGGGCGTAAGGTCGTGCCTTACATTGTGGCGCAGATTGCAGGGGCATTTTGTGCCGCCGCACTGGTCTATGGTCTGTATTACAACCTGTTTGTGGATTTTGAACAAACCAACAACATGGTACGCGGCAGCACAGAAAGCCTAAATTTAGCAGGCATTTTCTCAACCTATCCGAACCCGCACATTTCCGTAATGCAGGCGCTGCTGGTTGAAACCGTCATCACCGCGATTCTGATGTGCCTGATTCTGGCGCTGACTGACGATGGTAACGGCATTCCGCGTGGGCCGCTCGCTCCTCTGCTGATCGGTATTCTGATTGCTGTCATCGGTGCGTCTATGGGGCCGTTGACCGGCTTTGCCCTCAACCCGGCGCGTGACTTTGGTCCTAAGCTGTTTGCGTTCCTGGCGGGCTGGGGCGACGTCGCCTTTACTGGCGCACGCGAAATTCCTTACTTCCTGGTTCCTATTTTTGGCCCCATCATCGGTGCCTGTCTGGGTGCCTTCGGCTATCGCGCACTGATTGGCCGTAATCTGCCATGCGATGTGTGCGAACCCGAGGCAGAAGCTACCACGCGTCGTGAAAGCCGTTAA
- a CDS encoding YiiQ family protein produces the protein MTRKRIASLLVLSSLVLYQTHAGADPTFPPKASANAPYLLAGAPTFDQTITQFRSRYNLSNPTLPIGEFRVVDTGNITSMLTRAASRINGHLYASTALEKGTGKIKTLQITWLSQPQNEQETAARRKQAIDYMAALARTFVPSLTEEQSVKKVTELLEKGKGKRFYQQTEGALRYVVADDGEKGLTFAVEPIKLTLSEP, from the coding sequence ATGACACGAAAACGCATCGCTTCACTGTTGGTTTTATCATCGCTGGTGCTGTACCAGACTCACGCGGGAGCCGATCCGACGTTTCCGCCCAAGGCATCAGCCAATGCGCCGTACCTGCTAGCCGGTGCCCCAACCTTCGATCAAACCATCACACAATTCCGTTCCCGCTACAACCTGAGCAACCCAACGCTGCCGATCGGTGAATTTCGAGTTGTCGATACCGGCAACATCACCAGCATGTTGACGCGGGCCGCCAGTCGAATCAACGGCCACCTCTATGCCTCAACCGCACTGGAGAAAGGCACAGGGAAAATCAAAACGCTGCAAATCACCTGGCTATCGCAGCCGCAGAACGAACAAGAAACCGCAGCGCGTCGTAAACAGGCTATCGACTATATGGCAGCACTGGCACGCACGTTCGTCCCGTCGCTGACGGAAGAACAGAGTGTGAAAAAAGTCACCGAACTGCTGGAAAAGGGCAAAGGGAAGCGCTTTTATCAGCAAACAGAAGGGGCCTTGCGCTATGTAGTTGCAGATGACGGCGAAAAAGGGCTAACTTTTGCTGTTGAACCGATTAAGCTAACGCTATCTGAACCGTGA
- the glpK gene encoding glycerol kinase GlpK, translating into MNPEKKYIVAIDQGTTSSRAVVLDHDANIVSVSQREFTQIYPKAGWVEHDPMEIWATQSSTLVEVLAKADISADEVAGIGITNQRETTVVWEKESGKPIYNAIVWQCRRTAEICEKLKKDGLEEYVRNTTGLVVDPYFSGTKVKWILDHVEGSRERAKRGELLFGTIDTWLIWKMTQGRVHVTDYTNASRTMLFNIHTLEWDTRMLEALDIPREMLPEVRASSEVYGQTNIGGKGGTRIPIAGIAGDQQAALYGQLCVNPGQAKNTYGTGCFLLMNTGKEAVLSKHGLLTTIACGPRGEVNYALEGSVFVGGASIQWLRDELKLIGDSMDSEYFATKVKDTNGVYVVPAFTGLGAPYWDPYARGAIFGLTRGVNANHIIRATLESIAFQTRDVLDAMQADAGTRLKSLRVDGGAVANNFLMQFQSDILGTLVERPEVRESTALGAAFLAGLATGFWNDLDEVKSKATIEREFRPSIETVERNVRYSGWQKAVARARNWEDHDA; encoded by the coding sequence ATGAACCCGGAAAAAAAATACATTGTTGCTATCGATCAGGGCACAACCAGCTCCCGCGCCGTCGTACTGGATCACGATGCGAATATCGTTAGCGTTTCACAGCGTGAATTCACCCAGATCTACCCAAAAGCGGGCTGGGTAGAGCACGACCCGATGGAAATTTGGGCCACACAAAGCTCGACGCTAGTCGAAGTGCTGGCTAAAGCCGACATCAGCGCGGATGAAGTCGCAGGTATTGGTATCACCAACCAGCGTGAAACCACCGTCGTGTGGGAAAAAGAGAGCGGCAAGCCGATTTATAACGCTATCGTCTGGCAGTGTCGCCGTACCGCTGAAATTTGCGAGAAGCTGAAAAAAGACGGTCTGGAAGAGTACGTTCGTAACACCACCGGACTGGTGGTCGATCCCTACTTCTCCGGCACCAAGGTGAAATGGATTCTGGATCACGTTGAAGGCTCCCGTGAACGCGCCAAACGCGGCGAACTGCTGTTTGGTACGATTGATACCTGGCTGATTTGGAAAATGACACAAGGGCGTGTTCACGTCACAGATTACACCAACGCTTCCCGTACCATGCTGTTTAACATTCATACGCTGGAATGGGATACCCGCATGCTGGAAGCGCTGGATATCCCACGCGAAATGCTGCCGGAAGTGCGCGCATCTTCAGAAGTCTACGGCCAGACCAACATTGGCGGTAAGGGCGGCACGCGTATTCCTATCGCCGGTATCGCGGGTGACCAGCAGGCGGCGCTGTACGGCCAGCTTTGCGTCAATCCTGGGCAGGCAAAAAATACCTACGGCACCGGCTGCTTCCTGTTGATGAATACCGGCAAAGAAGCCGTGCTGTCCAAACACGGCCTGCTGACCACCATCGCCTGCGGCCCGCGCGGCGAAGTGAACTACGCGCTGGAAGGTTCCGTGTTCGTTGGCGGTGCCTCTATTCAGTGGTTACGTGACGAGTTGAAACTGATCGGCGACTCAATGGATTCCGAATACTTCGCGACGAAAGTGAAAGACACCAACGGCGTTTACGTCGTCCCTGCCTTCACCGGTTTGGGCGCTCCCTACTGGGACCCGTATGCCCGTGGCGCGATCTTCGGTCTGACCCGTGGCGTGAACGCTAACCACATCATCCGTGCAACGCTAGAATCCATCGCCTTCCAGACCCGTGACGTGCTGGATGCGATGCAGGCAGATGCCGGTACGCGTCTGAAATCACTGCGTGTTGACGGCGGCGCCGTCGCCAACAACTTCCTGATGCAGTTCCAATCCGATATCCTCGGCACGCTCGTGGAACGTCCAGAAGTACGTGAATCCACCGCGCTGGGTGCTGCTTTCCTGGCTGGCCTTGCCACGGGATTCTGGAACGATCTGGATGAAGTGAAGAGCAAAGCGACGATTGAGCGTGAATTCCGCCCTAGCATCGAAACGGTGGAGCGTAACGTGCGCTACAGTGGCTGGCAGAAAGCCGTGGCTCGTGCCCGTAACTGGGAAGATCACGACGCCTAG
- the fpr gene encoding ferredoxin--NADP(+) reductase, producing the protein MAEWVTGKVIQVENWTENLFSIRVHAPADSFTAGQYGKLALEIEGEKVQRAYSYVNAPSDPTLEFYLVTVPEGKLSPHLHTLQPGSELLIVKEAAGFFVLEEIPDCETLWMLATGTGIGPYLSILQEGKDLERFKNIVLVHAARFSRDLSYLPLMQQLQQRYHGKLHIQTVVSREEEAGSLTGRIPTLISNGTLEAAVGLPMDTATSHVMLCGNPQMVRDTQLLLKEERQMTKHLRRRPGHMTAENYW; encoded by the coding sequence ATGGCTGAGTGGGTAACTGGCAAAGTGATTCAGGTGGAAAACTGGACAGAAAATCTGTTTAGCATTCGGGTTCATGCACCCGCCGATTCATTCACTGCCGGGCAGTATGGCAAGCTCGCGCTGGAGATTGAGGGTGAAAAAGTACAGCGCGCGTATTCCTATGTGAACGCGCCCAGCGATCCTACGCTTGAGTTCTATCTGGTGACCGTGCCGGAAGGCAAACTTAGCCCTCATCTGCATACGTTGCAGCCCGGTTCAGAACTCTTGATCGTCAAAGAGGCCGCTGGCTTTTTCGTGCTGGAAGAGATTCCCGATTGTGAAACGCTGTGGATGCTGGCAACAGGTACGGGTATCGGCCCTTATCTGTCGATCCTTCAAGAAGGAAAGGATTTGGAACGCTTTAAGAACATCGTACTGGTTCACGCCGCCCGGTTCTCACGCGATCTGAGCTATCTGCCGCTGATGCAGCAATTACAGCAGCGCTACCACGGCAAGCTGCATATTCAAACGGTAGTTAGCCGGGAAGAGGAAGCAGGCTCGCTGACAGGCCGTATTCCTACGTTGATCAGCAACGGCACGCTGGAAGCCGCAGTGGGCTTGCCGATGGATACCGCCACCAGCCATGTCATGCTGTGCGGTAACCCACAAATGGTACGTGATACTCAGCTATTGCTGAAAGAAGAGCGACAAATGACCAAGCACCTGCGTCGCAGACCCGGTCATATGACCGCCGAAAACTATTGGTAA
- a CDS encoding DUF805 domain-containing protein translates to MTLQQWCFSFKGRIGRRDFWLWMGIWVALMAVLFTLSGQSWLDTQLTAFGLVALLWPTAAMMVKRLHDRNKSGWWALLLVVAWVLASGNWYMFSAIWQWGIGRFLPILIVVMTLLDCGVFLGTKGENRFGAEAEPFRFRR, encoded by the coding sequence ATGACATTACAGCAATGGTGCTTCTCGTTTAAAGGACGTATTGGTCGTCGTGATTTCTGGCTCTGGATGGGTATTTGGGTGGCGCTGATGGCGGTATTGTTTACGCTTTCTGGTCAAAGCTGGCTGGATACGCAATTGACGGCGTTTGGTTTAGTGGCTTTGCTGTGGCCGACGGCGGCGATGATGGTGAAGCGGCTGCACGACCGTAACAAAAGCGGCTGGTGGGCGCTGCTGCTAGTGGTGGCGTGGGTACTGGCCTCAGGCAATTGGTACATGTTCTCCGCCATCTGGCAGTGGGGCATTGGCCGCTTCTTGCCGATCCTGATTGTGGTGATGACGTTGCTCGACTGCGGTGTTTTTCTGGGAACAAAAGGGGAAAACCGGTTTGGAGCAGAGGCGGAGCCATTCCGCTTCCGCCGCTGA